A region from the Sphingomonas sp. S2-65 genome encodes:
- a CDS encoding S26 family signal peptidase: MKRPGSPTEAPLLAWGEARFAHRQRRLHHLRLAVLGGAGLVLLVVPPLYAPAPRLVWNASASAPIGLYWVWPGDAPALGDMAVAWAPARWRALAGRRHYLPANVPLVKRVVAVQDDFVCASGPQVLVEGRLVATRLARDPSGRELPWWQGCRRLAPGEYLLLMDAPGSFDGRYFGITGHRDLIGRARLIW, encoded by the coding sequence GTGAAGCGGCCGGGAAGCCCCACCGAGGCGCCGCTGCTCGCCTGGGGCGAGGCCCGCTTCGCCCACCGCCAGCGCCGGCTCCACCATCTGCGCCTTGCCGTGCTCGGCGGCGCCGGGCTGGTGCTGCTCGTGGTTCCGCCACTCTATGCCCCCGCGCCCCGGCTGGTCTGGAACGCCAGCGCGAGCGCACCCATCGGGCTCTACTGGGTGTGGCCCGGCGACGCGCCGGCGCTCGGCGACATGGCGGTCGCCTGGGCGCCTGCACGCTGGCGCGCGCTCGCCGGTCGGCGCCATTACCTCCCGGCCAACGTGCCGCTGGTGAAGCGCGTCGTCGCCGTACAGGATGACTTCGTCTGCGCCTCCGGCCCCCAAGTTCTCGTCGAGGGCAGGCTCGTCGCGACCCGGCTGGCCCGCGACCCGAGCGGACGAGAACTGCCCTGGTGGCAGGGCTGCCGCCGGCTCGCGCCGGGCGAGTATCTGCTGCTGATGGACGCGCCGGGCTCGTTCGACGGGCGCTATTTCGGTATCACCGGCCACCGCGACCTGATCGGACGCGCGAGGCTGATATGGTGA
- a CDS encoding helix-turn-helix domain-containing protein, which produces MDSDDIDRATRARRGSPFLNTDQAAAYLGLSGRSLKRLRVRGEGPVFRRHCRFVQYHIDDLDAWSREHSAKGIRS; this is translated from the coding sequence ATGGACAGCGACGACATCGACCGGGCGACCCGCGCGAGGCGCGGCTCGCCCTTCCTCAATACCGACCAGGCGGCGGCCTATCTGGGGCTGTCGGGGCGCTCGCTGAAGCGCTTGCGGGTGCGCGGCGAGGGGCCGGTGTTCCGTCGCCACTGCCGCTTCGTCCAATACCATATCGATGACCTCGACGCGTGGAGCCGCGAGCACAGCGCCAAGGGAATCCGCTCGTGA
- a CDS encoding DUF736 domain-containing protein encodes MATIGSFTRDDNGVFTGTIRTLTLNAKASIKPSSKDHDKAPDYRVTTSAGVEFGAGWTKTSREDRPYVSVKLDDPSLPAPIYATLVEGEGGQHNLIWSR; translated from the coding sequence ATGGCGACCATCGGCAGCTTCACTCGGGACGACAACGGCGTGTTCACCGGCACCATCCGGACCCTGACACTCAACGCCAAGGCGAGCATCAAGCCCTCGAGCAAGGATCACGACAAGGCCCCCGACTACCGGGTCACGACCTCGGCAGGCGTCGAGTTCGGCGCCGGCTGGACCAAGACCTCGCGCGAGGACCGGCCCTATGTCTCGGTCAAGCTCGACGATCCCTCGCTCCCCGCCCCGATCTACGCGACCCTGGTCGAGGGCGAGGGCGGCCAGCACAACCTCATCTGGTCGCGCTGA
- a CDS encoding ParB/RepB/Spo0J family partition protein gives MKLDFIPLDRLYVDKANMRFAKRLPDVADILPSVRKRGILQTLIVRPGKDERFGILAGARRFRAAGIVAAELASADEDAPEPYLLPCAILDPGDDAGAVEASLIENLARLDPDEVTRWETFVRLVKEGRSPDEIADTFALPVLAVRRTLALGNLLPRIRDLYRRDKIDGATVRHLTLASKARQKDWLALWDAPDTHCPTGWQLRGWLFGGQAICASYALFDVEASGVALVADLFNEQRYLADADADAFWKAQNEAIERGASPIWRRAGRASRSCRRASTSRAGNMRRPPSARAGASLSTCAPAARSCSTRAISAARKRAASRAARCRRRAPGRCVRRSQGRCRPISTCIVMPPCAPRCSTARMSRCG, from the coding sequence ATGAAACTCGACTTCATTCCGCTCGACCGCCTCTATGTCGACAAGGCGAACATGCGCTTCGCCAAGCGCCTGCCCGATGTCGCCGACATACTGCCGAGCGTGCGCAAGCGCGGCATCCTCCAGACGTTGATCGTGCGTCCGGGCAAAGACGAGCGCTTCGGCATCCTCGCGGGCGCGCGACGCTTCCGCGCCGCCGGGATCGTCGCCGCCGAACTCGCAAGCGCGGACGAGGACGCGCCAGAGCCGTACCTCCTGCCGTGCGCGATCCTCGATCCCGGCGACGATGCCGGCGCCGTCGAGGCGTCGCTGATCGAGAACCTGGCTCGGCTCGACCCCGACGAAGTCACGCGCTGGGAAACATTCGTCCGGCTCGTCAAGGAAGGCAGGTCGCCCGACGAGATCGCCGACACCTTCGCGCTGCCGGTGCTCGCCGTCCGCCGCACGCTCGCGCTCGGCAACCTACTGCCGCGCATCCGCGACCTCTATCGCCGCGACAAGATCGACGGCGCGACGGTGCGGCACCTGACGCTCGCCAGCAAGGCACGGCAGAAGGACTGGCTGGCGCTGTGGGACGCGCCCGACACCCACTGCCCGACGGGCTGGCAGCTGCGCGGTTGGCTGTTTGGCGGGCAGGCGATCTGCGCCAGCTACGCCCTGTTCGATGTCGAGGCGAGCGGCGTCGCCTTGGTCGCCGACCTGTTCAACGAACAGCGCTACCTCGCCGATGCCGACGCCGACGCCTTCTGGAAGGCGCAGAACGAAGCCATCGAGCGCGGCGCGTCGCCTATCTGGAGGCGGGCTGGACGGGCGTCGAGATCGTGCCGCCGAGCGAGCACTTCCAGGGCTGGGAATATGAGAAGACCCCCAAGCGCAAGGGCGGGCGCGTCTTTATCGACGTGCGCGCCAGCGGCGAGATCGTGTTCCACGAGGGCTATCTCAGCCGCAAGGAAGCGAGCCGCATCGCGCGCGGCGAGGTGCCGCAGGCGAGCCCCAGGCCGGTGCGTCCGGAGATCACAGGGCCGATGCAGGCCTATCTCGACCTGCATCGTCATGCCGCCGTGCGCGCCGCGCTGCTCGACCGCCCGCATGTCGCGCTGCGGCTGA
- a CDS encoding DUF2958 domain-containing protein produces the protein MSLLTPELRAALRAQYRSDATDKRPLAKLYHPLSAATWLASELSDDGDALFGLADLGFGCPELGWFSLHEVESLRLPFGLRIERDPHFSTDLSLSDWAAWARKTGSILWAEALLRRARAAASELADRFPRS, from the coding sequence ATGAGCCTGCTCACCCCCGAGCTTCGCGCCGCCCTGCGCGCGCAATATCGCAGCGACGCCACGGACAAGCGCCCGCTCGCCAAGCTGTACCACCCGCTCTCCGCCGCGACATGGCTGGCGAGCGAGCTGTCCGACGACGGCGACGCGCTGTTCGGGCTCGCGGACCTTGGTTTCGGCTGTCCCGAACTCGGCTGGTTTTCACTTCACGAGGTCGAGTCGCTGCGCCTGCCCTTCGGGCTGCGCATCGAGCGCGACCCACATTTCTCGACCGATCTGTCGCTGTCCGACTGGGCGGCATGGGCCCGCAAGACGGGCTCGATCCTCTGGGCTGAGGCACTGCTGCGCCGCGCGCGCGCGGCCGCATCGGAGCTGGCCGACCGGTTTCCGCGGTCCTGA
- a CDS encoding ArdC family protein, translating to MRGEVDERGARASLYDEVTARVVAELEAGRFPWVQPWEAAAAEPGLPRNAASNRAYSGINVLILWGSGVAHGYASQGWLTFRQALEAGGWVRKGERGTCVVYADKYTPDSEKERVASEGGEARAVPFLKRFTVFNVAQCDGLPERMLARAEPLPPREIVPVAEALIEASGADFRVGGAQAYYAPGTDHVQVPPQPAFRHQVDYYRTALHELGHWTGHASRLARDLTSPFGSAGYAREELVAELGSAFLCAALGIQPSVRHADYLSSWLEVLRADNRAIFRAASLASKAADYLLGFHAGASAVGEAA from the coding sequence ATGCGGGGAGAGGTGGACGAGCGCGGGGCGCGCGCCTCCCTCTATGACGAGGTCACCGCGCGCGTGGTTGCCGAGTTGGAGGCCGGGCGCTTTCCCTGGGTGCAGCCTTGGGAGGCTGCCGCCGCTGAGCCGGGCCTGCCGCGCAACGCCGCCTCCAACCGCGCCTATTCGGGGATCAACGTCCTGATCCTGTGGGGCTCGGGTGTAGCGCACGGCTATGCCTCACAGGGCTGGCTGACCTTCCGGCAGGCGCTGGAGGCGGGCGGGTGGGTGCGCAAAGGCGAGCGCGGGACCTGCGTGGTCTATGCCGACAAGTACACGCCAGACTCCGAGAAGGAGCGGGTGGCGAGCGAGGGCGGCGAGGCCCGCGCGGTGCCCTTTCTCAAGCGCTTCACCGTCTTCAACGTCGCGCAGTGCGACGGGCTGCCCGAGCGGATGCTCGCCCGTGCCGAGCCACTGCCGCCGCGCGAGATCGTGCCCGTCGCCGAGGCGCTGATCGAAGCGAGCGGCGCGGACTTCCGGGTCGGCGGAGCGCAGGCCTATTACGCGCCCGGCACCGACCATGTGCAGGTGCCGCCGCAGCCGGCCTTCCGCCACCAGGTCGACTATTACCGCACCGCGTTGCACGAACTCGGCCACTGGACCGGCCATGCCAGCCGCCTCGCGCGCGACCTGACCAGCCCATTCGGGAGCGCGGGCTATGCCCGCGAGGAGCTGGTCGCCGAGCTTGGCTCGGCCTTTCTCTGCGCCGCCCTCGGGATCCAACCGAGCGTCCGCCATGCCGACTATCTGAGCAGCTGGCTCGAAGTGCTGCGCGCCGACAACCGCGCGATCTTCCGTGCCGCCAGCCTCGCCAGCAAGGCCGCCGACTATCTGCTCGGCTTCCATGCGGGGGCTTCGGCGGTGGGAGAGGCGGCATGA
- a CDS encoding helix-turn-helix transcriptional regulator, which yields MPALDELTQPQIDCLMLVRDGRTSKEMARLLGVSKTAIDQRLDRARSILGASTREEAARIYAEGGYDRVTCDPPEIVYTTIPASFNVSAEADGGSQGSQVQEVRASFEVAAPPTWTGLLRLFGEVEPKDIGTTGRVALALFAALAAVMLFGGLSLFLYAILGVGRVLLN from the coding sequence ATGCCAGCTCTAGACGAACTGACCCAGCCCCAGATCGATTGCCTGATGCTGGTTCGGGATGGCCGAACGTCCAAGGAGATGGCGCGTCTGCTGGGAGTGTCCAAAACCGCGATCGACCAGCGCCTCGACCGCGCCAGATCGATCCTTGGTGCCAGCACGCGCGAGGAGGCGGCAAGGATCTACGCCGAGGGCGGATATGACCGAGTCACATGTGATCCGCCAGAGATTGTCTACACCACGATTCCAGCCTCATTCAACGTTTCGGCAGAAGCTGATGGAGGGAGCCAAGGCAGCCAGGTTCAGGAGGTTCGTGCTTCGTTTGAAGTCGCCGCCCCCCCCACCTGGACCGGTCTTCTCCGCCTGTTCGGTGAGGTAGAGCCAAAGGACATCGGAACCACGGGGCGCGTCGCCTTGGCGCTGTTCGCGGCGCTGGCGGCCGTCATGCTATTCGGTGGCCTTAGTCTCTTTCTTTATGCGATTCTCGGCGTCGGCCGGGTTCTGCTGAACTAG
- a CDS encoding JAB domain-containing protein: MSATIAADTNFLASQLEGRAEVAGLLSAVHRAHLSLLREKIPARLRIGNSNDLEIYLRTMLQHESTEQIHVLYLNTKNELLHEFVSQGALDAATLYVRDVLYHGMQIGAAGLILIHNHPSGDPTPSAADKDMTRKLALACKLVDMSLHDHLVVARSGVISFRREGIL; this comes from the coding sequence TTGAGCGCGACTATCGCTGCGGATACCAACTTCCTGGCCTCGCAGCTCGAAGGCAGGGCCGAGGTCGCCGGACTTCTGTCCGCGGTACACCGCGCCCACCTGTCGCTCCTGCGAGAGAAGATCCCGGCCAGGCTGCGCATCGGCAACTCGAACGACCTGGAAATCTATCTCCGGACCATGCTGCAGCATGAGAGCACCGAACAGATCCATGTGCTCTACCTGAACACCAAGAACGAGCTGCTTCATGAGTTCGTCAGTCAGGGAGCCCTGGATGCGGCGACGCTCTATGTTCGAGACGTGCTCTATCACGGCATGCAGATCGGCGCCGCGGGCTTGATCCTGATCCACAATCACCCCTCGGGCGATCCGACTCCCAGCGCCGCCGACAAGGACATGACGCGTAAGTTAGCCCTGGCCTGCAAGCTGGTCGACATGAGCCTGCACGACCACTTAGTCGTCGCCAGGAGTGGCGTGATCAGCTTTCGGCGAGAGGGAATCCTGTGA
- a CDS encoding winged helix DNA-binding protein, which yields MATDAYRGGALTVDSVLSDLEGVLTHYRQLESHAPTDSTQVSVVELASRIYDARRARDTCFSGHSDLFGEPGWDILLDLFIAGERGRKVSVSSCCIAAAVPPTTALRWIGTLSERGLIEQTPDVKDSRRRFVALTPAAKASLLKWLHILRGRIAPT from the coding sequence ATGGCTACTGATGCATATCGTGGCGGCGCGCTGACCGTCGATAGCGTGCTTTCCGACCTGGAAGGCGTGCTTACCCATTATCGCCAGCTTGAAAGTCACGCGCCAACCGATTCGACACAGGTCTCTGTCGTCGAGCTGGCAAGCCGCATCTATGACGCACGCCGAGCACGCGATACGTGCTTTTCCGGCCACTCCGATCTTTTCGGTGAACCCGGCTGGGACATCCTTCTGGACCTCTTCATTGCAGGCGAACGAGGAAGAAAGGTGAGTGTCAGCAGTTGCTGCATTGCCGCAGCCGTCCCACCCACAACTGCGCTGCGGTGGATCGGCACGCTATCCGAGCGCGGGCTTATCGAACAAACCCCCGACGTAAAAGATTCCCGACGTAGATTCGTAGCGCTGACTCCTGCTGCCAAGGCCTCGCTTTTGAAGTGGCTGCACATCTTGCGCGGACGCATCGCTCCGACCTAG
- a CDS encoding excalibur calcium-binding domain-containing protein: MVPSAIGFLALVATITTAPADTQRRKRTAPGASTARRTAIQSGEGAYFANCSQARAAGAAPVRRGDPGYSRKLDRDGDGIGCE; this comes from the coding sequence ATGGTACCATCGGCGATCGGGTTTCTCGCTCTCGTGGCAACCATCACCACCGCGCCGGCTGATACGCAGCGTCGGAAGCGGACCGCGCCTGGTGCTTCTACGGCGCGCAGGACTGCGATCCAGTCTGGCGAGGGCGCATATTTCGCGAACTGCTCGCAAGCACGTGCGGCCGGTGCGGCACCGGTCCGTCGTGGAGACCCCGGGTACAGTCGCAAGCTTGACCGGGATGGGGATGGAATCGGCTGCGAGTGA
- a CDS encoding DUF6961 family protein, whose amino-acid sequence MTPREERLAEALAVERIHGVASVAFIAGRVRDLAVAGDVAGVQRWREIAAAYDALNPEMRTSQ is encoded by the coding sequence ATGACACCCCGAGAGGAGCGGCTGGCTGAGGCGCTTGCGGTCGAGCGGATCCACGGCGTGGCGTCAGTGGCGTTCATAGCTGGGCGCGTGCGTGACCTGGCAGTTGCCGGCGATGTGGCAGGTGTTCAGCGTTGGCGTGAGATAGCCGCTGCCTACGACGCTCTGAACCCGGAGATGCGGACGTCGCAATGA
- a CDS encoding SAM-dependent methyltransferase — translation MWQVTCVKHTMKAALPFSHQVRTWWRRSHPTQIGPQHESVVEGGFDHVRMLRKGGLALDGSRILEIGSGWFPIIPLMLRVAGARTVYMADAYPLLDAAGVRQALAFLSANESRISSGLEVGCERMAELVAAADRAEGKDLPALLEQLGIVYLAPFDVEREMPVVDAIVSHTALEHIPPSAIEDLVRAVHSGLRKGGLMSHGIDNTDHRAHNDRRLSRFDFLKYDGWVWRLFCLDPQDYTNRLRHSEYMALFERNGHRVIAESTFVDRRAMASLTRARLAAPFKDRPREDLATAWSHILTRSHTRDDWHGC, via the coding sequence ATGTGGCAGGTGACCTGCGTCAAGCACACAATGAAGGCGGCCTTGCCCTTTAGCCACCAAGTCCGCACCTGGTGGCGCAGATCACATCCTACGCAGATCGGGCCGCAGCACGAGAGCGTCGTCGAAGGCGGATTTGACCATGTCCGCATGCTGCGCAAAGGTGGGCTTGCGCTTGACGGTTCCAGGATTCTCGAAATCGGATCGGGTTGGTTTCCGATCATCCCGCTGATGCTGCGGGTCGCCGGCGCACGAACAGTCTATATGGCAGACGCCTATCCGCTTCTGGATGCAGCCGGCGTGCGGCAGGCACTCGCGTTCCTGTCGGCCAACGAGAGTCGTATTTCTTCGGGGCTTGAGGTCGGGTGTGAGCGGATGGCCGAGCTTGTCGCGGCAGCAGATCGCGCAGAAGGGAAGGATCTGCCTGCGTTGCTCGAGCAGCTCGGCATTGTATATCTCGCTCCATTCGACGTTGAACGGGAGATGCCAGTCGTCGACGCGATCGTCAGTCATACAGCGCTGGAGCATATCCCTCCCTCGGCCATCGAGGATCTCGTGCGCGCCGTTCACTCTGGACTGCGCAAAGGCGGGCTCATGTCGCATGGGATCGACAACACCGATCACCGCGCCCACAACGACCGGCGCCTTTCACGCTTCGACTTCTTGAAATATGACGGCTGGGTTTGGCGATTATTTTGCCTCGATCCGCAAGACTACACAAACCGATTACGCCATTCGGAATATATGGCCTTGTTCGAACGCAACGGTCATCGCGTCATCGCCGAGTCCACCTTTGTGGATCGGAGGGCAATGGCGTCGCTTACCAGAGCACGGCTTGCAGCCCCCTTCAAGGACAGGCCCCGAGAGGATTTGGCTACCGCGTGGTCCCACATCCTCACGCGCAGCCACACCCGTGACGATTGGCATGGATGTTAA
- a CDS encoding PEPxxWA-CTERM sorting domain-containing protein gives MTSESASAAPSELRAQRKLALTVAGLTLVLAFAFRNERELVMPAASIAETEASAFAATVATPSTLSGIGTRVDKLARTRRGRMPGSNAADLGASATAPAPADGSVLAGDQETGPLVEQGLLSLLPQDLQGGRGGTSAPQIASFIGLPGGVVFRSGSNPPVTVPTPAPSGAPATPPAPAPSGGQGTPSNPDGPVLTPTPTAPNNPADPVNPSDPTDPQPGIPGNPVLPPSPGPGAVPEPGTWALMILGIGFVGTSLRRRRRSALAATALYRIDERLSPA, from the coding sequence ATGACGTCCGAATCCGCCTCTGCTGCACCTTCGGAGCTGCGCGCGCAGCGAAAGCTCGCGTTGACGGTTGCCGGACTCACGCTTGTCCTCGCCTTTGCATTCCGGAACGAACGTGAACTCGTGATGCCGGCGGCCTCGATTGCGGAGACCGAAGCGAGCGCGTTCGCCGCCACTGTGGCAACCCCTTCGACGCTCAGCGGAATTGGCACCCGGGTCGACAAGCTCGCGCGCACTCGTCGCGGACGGATGCCCGGTTCGAACGCCGCAGACCTCGGCGCATCCGCCACTGCGCCCGCTCCTGCTGACGGCAGCGTGCTGGCGGGTGATCAGGAGACCGGGCCACTCGTTGAACAGGGCCTGCTCTCGCTGCTGCCGCAGGACCTCCAGGGCGGCCGCGGGGGCACATCGGCGCCCCAGATAGCAAGCTTTATTGGACTACCGGGCGGTGTTGTGTTTCGTAGCGGCTCGAACCCTCCGGTGACTGTGCCGACGCCAGCGCCGAGCGGCGCTCCGGCCACCCCCCCAGCCCCGGCCCCTTCGGGTGGACAAGGGACGCCGTCAAATCCAGATGGCCCGGTGTTGACCCCGACGCCGACTGCACCCAACAATCCTGCCGACCCGGTTAACCCGTCCGATCCGACCGATCCGCAACCGGGAATCCCCGGCAATCCCGTGCTGCCGCCGTCCCCCGGCCCTGGCGCGGTTCCCGAGCCGGGTACTTGGGCGTTGATGATCCTGGGCATCGGTTTCGTAGGAACATCGCTGCGCCGGCGCCGTCGCTCGGCCTTGGCTGCGACGGCTCTGTACCGGATCGACGAGAGGCTCAGTCCGGCCTAG
- a CDS encoding TIGR02281 family clan AA aspartic protease — translation MVDERLLWLMAMVAASSAVLAASRDAGPRGASAAMAVTPLGEAEEAVIEGARVVVKRAPDGLFYVNGMVNGTRIRFLVDTGATALVLAPQDAARAGVVSLSSQPAGELQTAAGATSMGWASARSLEIAGRTLSKVRAAVPGSHLKVSLLGQDVLRRLGSITLDDDRLVIAASTTSARPD, via the coding sequence ATGGTGGACGAGCGTCTTCTCTGGCTGATGGCGATGGTAGCGGCCTCTTCCGCGGTTCTCGCCGCGTCGCGCGATGCCGGGCCGCGAGGGGCCTCCGCCGCGATGGCCGTTACGCCGTTAGGCGAGGCGGAAGAGGCGGTGATCGAGGGTGCGCGGGTCGTCGTAAAGCGCGCGCCAGATGGGCTCTTCTATGTTAATGGAATGGTCAACGGGACTCGGATCCGATTTCTCGTCGATACAGGCGCGACGGCGCTCGTTCTGGCACCACAGGATGCAGCGCGCGCCGGCGTCGTTTCGTTGTCCAGCCAACCTGCGGGCGAGTTGCAGACTGCCGCGGGTGCTACGTCGATGGGCTGGGCAAGTGCTCGAAGCCTGGAAATAGCCGGTCGTACGCTGTCGAAAGTTCGGGCGGCCGTGCCCGGCAGTCATCTGAAGGTCTCGTTGCTTGGTCAAGATGTGCTGCGCAGACTCGGCTCTATTACCCTCGACGACGACCGCCTCGTGATTGCCGCGAGCACAACGTCCGCTAGGCCGGACTGA
- a CDS encoding XrtV sorting system accessory protein produces MHTPYDWITVLLFGVIASLFLQRSVGPEVEGDTPLAYLPPAAGCALANLAGNSGYHPGAILLLFATITYVVLRLRPGAFRR; encoded by the coding sequence ATGCATACCCCCTATGACTGGATCACAGTTTTGCTGTTCGGTGTCATCGCGAGCCTGTTCCTGCAGCGCTCGGTTGGCCCCGAGGTGGAGGGGGACACGCCGCTTGCCTATCTCCCGCCCGCTGCGGGTTGCGCGCTCGCCAATCTGGCTGGGAACAGCGGCTATCATCCGGGCGCAATCCTGCTTCTGTTTGCCACGATCACCTATGTCGTATTGCGCCTTCGGCCAGGCGCCTTTCGCCGATGA
- the epsI gene encoding exosortase-associated protein EpsI, V-type, with product MSELDRRAFLLGGMLVVGAAAAAAARPSRRASPISQQALEQAIPTMLGPYRSVDSFDVVLPPQDELSRRIYDRYIARAYVAAGRPPIVLVIAYGSTQDYGFQLHRPETCYPASGWDLGPSRQVALSLPDGRGINGKSMSADRPGRREQLVYWTRIGGSFPVDLWQGRLEIMRGALHRRVPDGVLVRLSTDSQSPAAAIDTLVDFNTRLLAALAPEGRALLLGPS from the coding sequence ATGAGCGAACTGGATCGCAGGGCCTTCCTGCTCGGCGGCATGCTCGTGGTCGGTGCCGCCGCCGCGGCCGCGGCGCGTCCCAGCCGGCGTGCTTCCCCGATATCACAACAGGCGCTCGAGCAGGCGATTCCGACCATGCTGGGCCCATATCGCAGCGTCGATAGCTTTGACGTGGTGCTTCCGCCCCAGGACGAGCTCAGCCGGCGCATCTATGACCGCTATATCGCTCGGGCCTATGTCGCGGCAGGGCGGCCGCCGATCGTGCTGGTCATCGCCTATGGAAGCACGCAAGATTATGGCTTCCAGCTGCATCGCCCAGAGACCTGCTACCCGGCCTCGGGCTGGGACCTCGGGCCGTCGCGGCAAGTCGCGCTGAGCCTTCCGGATGGTCGCGGCATCAATGGCAAGTCCATGTCGGCCGACCGTCCCGGCCGGCGCGAGCAACTCGTCTACTGGACCCGGATCGGCGGCAGTTTCCCGGTCGACTTGTGGCAAGGTCGGCTCGAAATCATGCGGGGCGCCCTCCACCGTCGCGTACCCGACGGGGTCCTCGTGCGGCTCTCGACAGACTCCCAGTCCCCAGCTGCCGCGATCGATACGCTGGTCGACTTCAACACGCGCCTTCTCGCTGCCCTGGCCCCCGAAGGGCGTGCGCTCCTGCTGGGGCCGTCATGA
- a CDS encoding archaeosortase/exosortase family protein, whose protein sequence is MQALGRSGRQIVPVSTFRFGSWWSRGFLFVAAALLAAPPLVALATRYWTTAQGAQGPIILMTGAWALAYELRCRPRLLAPGDLLPTVAWLSASLGLYVLARMIGLLALECVATWSALVASLYGCAGWRLVRGGAFPLLYLLCLVPLPYTLEVAVTGALKLATAGWAVRLLGAEGWDVASSGGMLYIDQFELVMEAACSGLNSIFSLTAIGLFYVYWQRRRTLVEAIVLTAAIVPIAIVSNVARLVIVLILVHYRGQQVLATILHPAAGLLMFAISLTLLVVLDAALPKAKAGRQ, encoded by the coding sequence ATGCAGGCGCTTGGCCGTTCAGGTCGCCAGATCGTGCCGGTTAGTACTTTCCGCTTCGGCAGCTGGTGGTCCCGCGGGTTCCTGTTTGTGGCCGCGGCCCTTCTGGCCGCACCCCCGCTCGTCGCGCTCGCGACACGCTACTGGACAACGGCGCAGGGCGCTCAGGGCCCGATCATCCTCATGACCGGCGCGTGGGCCCTGGCTTATGAACTAAGGTGCCGCCCGCGCCTTCTCGCTCCTGGCGATCTTCTTCCTACAGTCGCCTGGCTGTCGGCGTCGCTGGGCCTCTATGTGCTGGCACGTATGATCGGACTGCTTGCGCTCGAATGCGTTGCTACCTGGTCCGCGCTCGTAGCAAGCCTGTACGGATGCGCCGGATGGCGCCTCGTGAGGGGGGGTGCGTTTCCGCTGCTATACCTGCTTTGCCTTGTGCCTTTGCCCTACACGCTCGAAGTCGCGGTCACCGGCGCTCTCAAGCTGGCGACCGCGGGCTGGGCAGTGCGTCTGCTTGGAGCGGAGGGCTGGGATGTCGCCAGTAGCGGCGGCATGCTGTACATCGACCAGTTCGAACTAGTGATGGAGGCGGCCTGCTCGGGCCTGAATTCGATATTCAGCCTGACCGCGATCGGCCTTTTCTATGTCTACTGGCAGCGGCGTAGAACGCTTGTGGAGGCGATAGTGCTCACCGCCGCGATCGTGCCGATCGCCATCGTGTCCAATGTCGCGCGCCTTGTGATCGTGCTGATCCTCGTCCATTATCGCGGGCAGCAGGTGTTGGCCACCATCTTGCACCCCGCGGCCGGCTTGCTGATGTTCGCAATCTCTCTGACTTTGTTGGTCGTGCTAGACGCGGCGCTTCCCAAGGCAAAGGCTGGGCGGCAATGA